A stretch of Imperialibacter roseus DNA encodes these proteins:
- a CDS encoding PadR family transcriptional regulator, whose translation MKGTYLGEFEELVLLTVAILNGDAYGITVMDEIEKNIDRKVTVSTVHTALYRLEEKGFVESYFGGATQERGGRKKRLYKVTASGERSLAEVKEQREKLWSLLPNLKLNYE comes from the coding sequence ATGAAAGGAACATACCTGGGTGAGTTTGAGGAACTCGTGCTATTGACGGTGGCCATTTTAAATGGCGATGCTTACGGCATCACCGTGATGGATGAAATTGAAAAGAATATTGATCGCAAGGTGACAGTGAGCACAGTTCATACTGCGCTGTACAGGTTGGAGGAAAAGGGTTTTGTCGAATCCTACTTTGGCGGAGCCACTCAAGAACGAGGTGGTAGAAAAAAAAGGCTGTACAAAGTAACGGCGTCCGGGGAGCGGAGCCTTGCCGAAGTGAAAGAACAAAGGGAGAAGCTCTGGAGCTTGTTACCCAACTTAAAACTCAACTATGAATAA